In Thermofilum pendens Hrk 5, the sequence TTGAGGGGTCGGGCTCTGGAAACTCTACCTCGTTTACCCCCTTGGCCTTGTAGGCTAGGAAGTCTGCTTGGCGTCCAAGCCTAAACGCCCTCACGCCGAGCTCGTAGAGAGCCCTCACCTCCTCTCCTATGGACTTGGCCTCCCGGAATACTACTCTGCCTAGCCGTGGCTCTATGCAGAAGCTACAGCCCCCGGTGACCCACCTCGGGCACGACTTGTACGTCTCAATCTCTGCTGTAAGGTTGTAGCCGAGGTTGGGGTGTTGTAGGACGATGCGGGCGCCGCGAACGGCGAATCTGTCGACGAGGCTATAGTCTTTCGACACGGCGTAGGGGTTCACTTTTTCCAAGGATTTCTCGAGCATGTACTCGTATACGACTAGCCAGGGGTCTCCGGGAGCAACTAGGTCGTACGCGTCCTCGAACTCTTCGCGTGGCACAGCTCTTTCCCCGCCACGCACGCCGAGCCCGAAGCGCACGAACGGTCCTGTAAGTATCTTTACCGGTCCTTCGACCGATCTGGGAATCCTGACGAGTTCTTCCGCTGTGATCGGTTTGCCGCCCAGGTACTTTCCGGGAACTACTACTCCCCCAAAAACGACTAAAAGGTCACTCTTGCCAGCAACTCTGAAGAAAGTGTCCGGGTTTTCGCGCACAAAGTCTATCGTAAAGTAATGGACGGTGGCGGAGTGCTCTACGGTCCAAACAGCTCCGGCCACGTACCTAGCGTATACGTCGATGTAGGGCGGCACTCCGAGCCCTGCAGGCTCGTCGTTGTAGCCGTCGAGGAGCACCACCGTCGTCATAGCCTAGGAGAATACCCCGGGCCGCCTATCCAGCCTTTCCTTTCAACTCTCCTGCCGTCAGAGAGGAAGACTCCCTCCCCCTCTGTTACCCTGCCTATGATCGTCGCGCCCGTTTTCCTGACTTCTTCTTCAGCTTCCTCTGGGAACGTAAAGATGAAGTTGTAGTCTTCGCCGGAGGCGTAGAGTACGGCGTCGACTAGGCGTTCGCGTGGAAGGCACTCCTTGGCGACGGCGTGTACTGGTAGTTCCTCGACCACTATGCCTACCCCGGAGGATTCCGCGAGGTAGTACAGGGATAGCGCTAGTCCATCACTGTTGTCAATAGCAGATGTGAGTAGCTCCTTAATGCCTAGCCACGTAGCCGGTTCCGGTAACTGCCCCCACCCGTACTCTTCTACAAGGCTGTTGCCAGGGTTGCAACTCAACGCGCCGCCCGACGATAAGGCGTAGAGCACAGAGGAAATGCCTACTCGCCCGGTAATAGCCACCAGTTCTCCGGGCTTAGCACCCCACCTGTGTAAAACCTTGCCCCTGGAAACTCCTATCGCCACGACGTCAACCCTCAGGTAACACGTGCTCGATACGTCCGTGTCTCCACCAAGTATTCTCGCCCCGAACCTCGTACCGGCTTCCAGGAGTCCTCTGTAAAACTCTTCAAGGAAGCCGAGATCCGCGGTGGAGGGCACGCGCAAAGACACGAGGATACCGAGAGGCTTCGCGCCCTTAACGAGCACATCGCTTATCGAGCCTACCGCTGCGCGCCTACCGGCAATCCTGGGTGGGAGGAAGGGGTACAGATGGATGCCGCTTTCAAAGGAGTCGACGTTGACAACCAGGCTGGTTTCTTCAAGACTTAGCACTGCGGCGTCGTCCTTTCTAAGGCCTAGTAAGCTGGTTACCTTGTCTACTACGACGTCCTCCCGAAGTTCAGGCATTTCTTCCACGCGTACTGCTGAACGTCTCGTGAAGTAAGAATACACTCGTTAGTATGAAGATTGAGTAAATCATTACTTGGACGTAAGTTGTATACGCGGCGAGGGGGTCTCCCGGAGGCTTCTCCCAGTTTAAGATGTACGCTAACGTCTTGTAAGAGTAGTAAGCGAATACTACCGCGAGAACCACTGTGAGTACTCCCAGGACTGCCCTCGAGGTAAACCGCTTCCTGTCGGACATTTCTTCACCTCTTCAAGGTGACGTAGTCGTAAATAAAAGCTTAGCGCGCTCGCGCGCTAAGTATCCATTTATCGCGAGCTTTAATAGCCGGCAAAGCAAGCATAGCTTGAAGGAGCGCTGAAATGAGCGAGGAATTGCGCGCACAGGTGGAGGCTCTAATACCCTATAAGACTGTCAGGAAGGGCCAGCTCGAGCTAGCTTTGGAAGTTGCCAAGGCGTATGCCGAGAAGGCGATCCTGCTTGCACGCTATCCTACTGGTATAGGGAAGACGGCGGCTGTGCTTGCCGGAGCTCTCGCGTCGGGTGCCCCCAAAGTCGTGTATCTCGCGCGGTCTAAGTCACAGTTCCAGGCTCCTTTAAGGGAGGTTAAAAGGCTCTTGGAGAGGGGTATAAGCGTTCCCACCGTAGTCCTCGTGAACAAGAAGAACTACTGCCTACTGAGAGGGGCCCTTCCGCTGGACTACGAGGAATTTCTCCACTTCTGCCGGGTTAAGAGATTCACGGGGGCGTGCCCCTACTCTTCGGAGTTTGAAGACGCAGAAATCCCCGTCCTGGTGACCCCTAAGAGTGCCAGGTCTTTAGGTGCGAAGCTAGGGGTATGCCCCTTTGAGCTAGCCTGGAAGGCCTTAAGGAAAGCTAGGCTCGTCGTCGCATCCTATCCTTACGTCTTCCGCGAAGATCTGCGGAGGCTTCTCGTCGAAAGCCTAGGCACCCCGATGGATGTTTTAATGCTCGTAGTCGATGAGGCCCACAACTTGCCGGATCATATAGCCGAGTCTACCGCGATAGCCGTCTCGGACGCAACGCTGAGAAGAGCTATTTCGGAACTGAGAGCGGCAGGCATAGGGCAGGAGCTTGCCTCCTCGCTTTCCAACCTATTAGGTTACATGAAGAGGATTAAAGGAGCTGAGGAAGGTGTAAGAATACCTCTGGATGAGCTTACGTACCTAGTTCCTCCAGCGGACGAGGTTAAGAGGGTCGCCCTGGCTCTGGAGAAGCTTACAGGCATGTACTCAAGTTTGTGGCAACTCTACGCGTTCGCCGAGGCTTTGAGACGCGCGTCACACGAGTATCTAGTAACCGCAGTGTCGAGCGACGGATCGGTATCGTTGAAGCTTGTACTTATAAATCCTGGGAAGGTGTCTAGGGAAGTTTTCCCCAAAGTTAGAAGTGCCGTGCTGATGTCGTCGACGCTTATGCCGGCAGAATACTACGTGGCTGTCCTGGGCTTTCCCGGAGAGAGAGTAAGGGAAGTCTCCTACCCCTTTGTGTGGAGCGAAAACGTTGACGTTGTCATAGTTAAGGGTATATCGTCCAGGTACGTCGAGCGCGGAGAGGAACTCTACAGGCGGTACGCAAGCGCAATAGACTACATTTTCGAGCTTCCCAGTACTAGGAGGGCTCTAGCCATCTTCCCTTCCTACTCCTTCATGATGGGCGTTTATCCCTACATACGCTCAAAGCCCGTTATCATCGAGAGGCGGGATTCCACTATAGGCTCTATGCTTGGGAAGGTGCTCGAACTCGAGAAAGCCCTGCTCCTCGTAGTTGCGCGCGGAAAGTTCGCCGAGGGGGTTGAGTTCACGGTGCTTGGAAAGTCTCTCATAGACACGATCGTGATAGCCGGGCTACCCGTCCCGGAGCCTTCGGTGGAGAACGAAAAGCTCTACGAGCTACTTCAAGAAAGGCTGGGCGACAGGGATCTTGCATGGAAGTACGTCTACCTTTATCCCGCCTTTATGCAAGTAGTGCAAGGCATAGGTAGGGGTGTTCGAAGCGAGAAGGATAAAGTGAAGGTGTTCATATTGGATGAGCGCATGATAGGAGAGGGTGAAAAGTACCTGTCTATGTACGGGCTCGTCCCCCGCGTAGGGAAGCTCCCCCTGTAGACCTGCCGGAAAGGGTGCTCTAATCCTCAGCCCGCTTCTCAATGCGCGATGGGTCTAGCTACTCTTTGCTCTACGTTGCGGCGATGCTCGTTTACCGCGTCCTTAGCTATGCTCATACGAATTCTACGTTCGCGTGCCTCTTCTTCATATCCTCTTCGCCTACTCCGAGAATGTTCATCAAGGCGTATATCACGCCGTCAAAGAACACCATGACCGTGTCCTCGAAGAGCGTGCCCAGAGGCGCTAGAGGCTCGTACATTCCCAGCACTTGTCTCGCGAAGTAGTCGGTCTCCGCGGCTACCTTCGTTCTCCCAGGAACCACCACGATGTGATCGCTGATCTTTCCTAGGGGTGACTCTGCAAAAGAAGTTATCGCTACCACGACAGCTTTAGCCCTCTTAGCCGCCGAGGCTACAGAAAGGACCACCTGGGTGCTTCCCGAGCCGCTTACAGCTATTAGAACGTCACCTTCCGAGATAGACGGCGTTATGGTTTCGCCTACTACGTACACGTTGAAGCCGAGGTGCATTAACCTCATGGCGAAAGCTTTCGCCACCAGTCCGCTCCTGCCAGCGCCGACGACAAGGATCTTACTCTTCGTGGCGAGCGCTGAAGTCAGGATCTTCAGGAACCTGTTAACGCTTTCTTTGTCCAGCTCGCCTGCCACCTTCTCTATATAGGAGGCAATACTAACCATTGCTTTCGATACGTCTTCCGACACAAGCACCAACCCGTTGCGCGAAAAAGGAAAAGAAAGAAAAATATATTTCTTTTCACTCACGCGAAGCTAGCGCGCGTCATTACCCTGAGCTTAAAACGCGGAAATAGGGAAAAGCTCCCTGGTTTGTAAACCTGGGAGAAAGCTAAAACCGCGAACCCTCACACGTCTACAAACCAGGGGGGAAGGGAAAAACGGGAATAAAAAGAGTTTTTTACGCGAGCCCTAGCCCTCTCAGCTCCTCGACGCCCTCCTCAAGCTCTCTCGCTAGCTCTTCGTCCTCCTCGACCTGCGGGGCGCTTCTCACGGATGCGAGGAATTCCTCTATCGCGTCCAAAGCCTCTACTAGGCGCGCCTCGTAGAGCTCGTCGCGCCTAAGAGTGCTCGCCAGTAGCCGCGAAAGCGCGCCTATCGTTCGCACGGTAACCCTCGGGTCACTCATCAACCACCACTGACCCCTGATGCCGCGCCCTCGCAGGGCGCCCCCTCCACCATATAAGGACGGGTGAAATATGGTTGAGGAGTACATGAAGGGAGATGGAGCCGTGACGGGGGAGGGCGTCGAAGAGTTCGACGAGGGGTTCATTCGCGAGAAGCTTAAAGAGCTTCTGAGGAAAGCTATCTTCCACCGATTCAACTACAGTGGTCTCGAGGCTACGTGCACGCGCGTAATGTGGGAGTTGATTAACCTCAAGGCTGAGTACCAGCGCTACGGCGAGGTCTACGTAGAGCTTACCAACAAAGCGGAGGTAGGCGTCGAGAAGGCTTGCAGAATAGCGAAGAGAGTGTTTAGAGAAGCCTTGGAGCACTTCGAAGAGCTCAAGGTACGGAGGACTGGGAAGGCAACGTGGAAGGTTAAGATTCCGGGCGAGAAGTGTAGAATCTACGTGTATAGGAAGCCAGCCGGGCACTGGGCTGTTGAGATTCGCTTGTATATCAGAGTCACCAAGTTCATTGTTCCCGACACTCTAAGGCTTCCACCGGAGCTACTAGTAGACGCACAGACGGGCTGGTTGTACGGAGATGCATCGTACATAGCGAGCCGCAAAGATGTCAGAATGGGCACCTCACAAGCATGGCAAGTAACCTCCTTCCCCGGTTTCTGGCCGGGGAAGGAGGTCGAAGTATACATCAGAAGTGTAGTAATCCACGAGACTCATGTCAGCGTCGTGTGGACTGTTAGAGTTAAGGGTGTCCGCAACGCTCCTAAGGAATGGAGGCTAAGGAAGGAAGAAAAGCAGAGTGTTATCCTGTCAGAGATTAAGGCAGCGAACGAAGGAGAAATAGACATTTTCAGGGCTGTTCGAATTGCAACATACTACGCCGCAGACGGAAAGTATCCAGGGCCAAACACGGCTAAACGTTTGCTGGAATTCGGGGTTGGCAACGAGCCGTACTGGATTAGAGTCGAGGGTGCGGTGAGGATTGCGAAGCTTTTACACGAGGAGGTACCACAGCTATTAGCATTCATGTGCAGTGCTGGTTGCAAGAAGGCACGGTATCTTGCCCGCCTCGCGCTCGTTGAGCCGAAACGCAACCTCTCGCCGCGCTACTTAGAGGTCGCCGGCGTACGGATGAACCTGCAACTTGTAGGTACTAAGAACTACCGTACTCTTATAGCAAGAGTTTTCATCACAAATAATAATGAGGAGTTACTCAGGGGTTTTCCTGAGCGGGCAAGGGAAGAGGGTCTCATAGTTAAAAAGATGAAGATAGACAAGAAGTACTACGGCTACTACGCTGGCTTGCGCGAGTTGATGAGCTATGCCGATAAACACTTAGAGGCGTATGACATATTGATCGACTTTGTCAAGGGGGAGCTCGAAGAAATGCCTCTAGACCACCCCGCCCGCCAAAGCGTCGAAAGGCTTCTTGAACGCCTGAAAAAAGCTAGAGAACGCGCACTCAGAAAGCACGCTGGGGGCGAAAACAACTAAAGCGTAAGACCACCAGGGAAAGGCGCCCAGCCCCCTCCTCTTTACTCTGCGACCACAGTTAAAGTTAACGCATTCTTTTCTCTCGAGAAAGAGACTGTTTCCCACGATCTTTCCACTTCCTGGTTCTCGGCACGACTATCCCGAGGTGTTAATTAAGCGCCCATACCTCTCCCAAGTCTCTTACCTATGCGTCTACGCCGTCAAAAGCTGGACGTATGGCGGGCCGGCCGGGATTCGAACCCGGGACCTACGGGTTAAGAGCCTCGACCCAGAGTTGCTTAGACCGCCGCTCTACCTAGCTGAGCTACCGGCCCCATGTGTCGCGTTCTGCATAACCCCTCCTTTTTAATAAACTTTGCGGAGGAGAGAGCCGGGCGCCTTTCCCTGGCGGCGCGCACAAGGAGGGGGCGTTCCCTTGAAGCGGGTAAAAGCTATCAGCTTGCACGTAGCGACGCGTTGCAAAGATAGTTTAAAACTGATCTGCGACGGCGTTACTCTCTACCTCCTATACAACGCGTGTTCATAGATGCGGTGTCGTGACTGTTATCGACTTTGCTCCCATCTCCTCTAAGAGCAGAGGGTCTAGGGACTGAAGAATCTCTTTGAACTCCTTCAGGCCTAGTATGAGCACACCTTCCTCCACTAGGGGACCTACGTCGTAGAGGTTGACTATCAACGGGTAGAGCTTAGCTTGTTTACCTAGCCGTATTCCTATGTCTGCTCCCGACTTCATTTTGTCAGCCAGCGCTAAGCACCGTTCAAGATGCGCTTTCGCGGCTTTTTTCAGAGAAGACGGCGGGGCTCTTCGCCACCTCTTACAGTCAACAACTAATACGAGGTTGTCGCTCGCAGCTATAAGGTCTACCTCGAATCTTCTTCCTAAGTTTTTAAAGCGGAGATTCCGCTTGGTCCTAAGCCCGAAGCTTTCCGCTAGGTAGCAGCAGAGTTCCTCAAAGCTACTCCACCCGGAGCTTAACGCCAAGGATACAACGTCGTAGCCGTGTAGCCAAGCCTTAACGAGAACCCCCGGTAGAGACTCTTCGATGTAGCCGTTGACTACGGGTATTTCTAGGCTTTCTAGGACCAGCTGGACGAACTCCTGTGGAAGACCAGTTTCAGACACTATCTCGGTGATGCTGGCTACCTTACCCCGGGAAAGAAGTTCTGCGGCTTTCTTGAGGACTAACTCTACCTTAAAGCTTATCAAACTAGACCCTGCTGGAATCCTACACTATTATGGAGGCCATCGCGGAGAGCTTTGGCCATCTCTCGGCGGCTTCCTTGGCTAGAGGCCCTCGAATCTCGGTACCTTTGGGCTCTCCCTCGGGCGTTATTATCACAACGGCGTTATCCTCGAACGCAATCCAGCTCCCGTCAGGTCTCCGGTAGGGTCTTCTCTGCCTGATCACTATTGCGCGCATAACCTGCTTTCTAAGCTCCGGTTTGCCCGCCCTAATGGAAACTATAACAATATCGCCTACCGCCGCCCCAGGTATGCGCCGCCACACGGCTTTGTAGTGCGGGACTCCTATTACTTTTGCCAGCGTAGCACCAGAGTTATCGGCAACCTTTACTAGGCTCTCCATGAATACTCCTGGTGTAAGGCCTAGCCTATAGGAAACACCAACTGTTTTCGGACCTCTCTTAGCCACTCAGATCACCCGCCAACCTTTCCTATAACTACGAACGAGACAGACTTTGCCAACGGGCGTGTCTCCGCGACGATGACCTCGTCGCCGGGCTTCACCGGTATGCAGGGCGGCACACGTACATGCTTCTTTTTACGCCTTACTTCATACCTTTTATACTTCTCGTTGTAGTAAAGATACTCGTGTACAGCCACCGCCACGTTGTGCATTTTAACCTTCTCTACGCGTAGCCTCAGCACTTGTCCTCTCACGGGCAACTCCCCATGCCACGGGCACAGAGGGTCGTTACACTTCATTTGCGGAGGGCTTACTCCGGGAATACCCACACCCTTCAACTTTGCCATTGCTGTGCACCCTCAACGAGAGACGTGCGAGTGCGAGATACGTAACAGGTTATTATAAAGCTTACGGATACTCAATGAGGAGGGGGCCGGGGCGCCTTTCTCTGGTGGTTTTACCCCTTATTCTAGTGCCCCAGCTGGGCGTATCTTCAGTAGTTCTTCGACTAGCTTCTTCGCGGCTGGCTTAACCTCCGCCTTAGCCTTAGCGAACGCATAGAGAGCCTCCCAAAGCTCCGGGTCCTCGCTCGCGTGCTCGAAAAGCGAGTCCTGGGGGATCTCGTAGTAAGGCGTCTCGCCTGACCGGACAACATTCACAGTCCACCCCTCCTCTACTGCTCTCTCGTACCAGCCTTGAGGCGCGTTATCAACGGGTATGCGAGCGTAGATGTAGGCGTACTCGTCGCCGACAGTAACCAAGGGGAGGTTCAGCATCGCGCCGGCAACCGGTGCATAAAGGCCGAGACGTTGGTAGGCGCGTGGCGCGCGAGAAAGGGCTAAGCGCGTCAGGAATTCCGCCTTTTTACACCCTGAGACACGCAGGAAGGCTAGTAGTTGCGGAGTCCTTTCGAGAAGCAACCGCGCTAACCTGAGGGACTGCTCCGTCCTAACCCGGTACGACTTACTGCCTACTGCGAATTCCAGCACACGTTTAGCCGTGTTTGACCCTGGATACT encodes:
- a CDS encoding thiamine-phosphate kinase, encoding MPELREDVVVDKVTSLLGLRKDDAAVLSLEETSLVVNVDSFESGIHLYPFLPPRIAGRRAAVGSISDVLVKGAKPLGILVSLRVPSTADLGFLEEFYRGLLEAGTRFGARILGGDTDVSSTCYLRVDVVAIGVSRGKVLHRWGAKPGELVAITGRVGISSVLYALSSGGALSCNPGNSLVEEYGWGQLPEPATWLGIKELLTSAIDNSDGLALSLYYLAESSGVGIVVEELPVHAVAKECLPRERLVDAVLYASGEDYNFIFTFPEEAEEEVRKTGATIIGRVTEGEGVFLSDGRRVERKGWIGGPGYSPRL
- the rpl14p gene encoding 50S ribosomal protein L14: MAKRGPKTVGVSYRLGLTPGVFMESLVKVADNSGATLAKVIGVPHYKAVWRRIPGAAVGDIVIVSIRAGKPELRKQVMRAIVIRQRRPYRRPDGSWIAFEDNAVVIITPEGEPKGTEIRGPLAKEAAERWPKLSAMASIIV
- a CDS encoding 30S ribosomal protein S17, with translation MAKLKGVGIPGVSPPQMKCNDPLCPWHGELPVRGQVLRLRVEKVKMHNVAVAVHEYLYYNEKYKRYEVRRKKKHVRVPPCIPVKPGDEVIVAETRPLAKSVSFVVIGKVGG
- a CDS encoding NERD domain-containing protein, yielding MISFKVELVLKKAAELLSRGKVASITEIVSETGLPQEFVQLVLESLEIPVVNGYIEESLPGVLVKAWLHGYDVVSLALSSGWSSFEELCCYLAESFGLRTKRNLRFKNLGRRFEVDLIAASDNLVLVVDCKRWRRAPPSSLKKAAKAHLERCLALADKMKSGADIGIRLGKQAKLYPLIVNLYDVGPLVEEGVLILGLKEFKEILQSLDPLLLEEMGAKSITVTTPHL
- a CDS encoding ATP-dependent DNA helicase, producing MSEELRAQVEALIPYKTVRKGQLELALEVAKAYAEKAILLARYPTGIGKTAAVLAGALASGAPKVVYLARSKSQFQAPLREVKRLLERGISVPTVVLVNKKNYCLLRGALPLDYEEFLHFCRVKRFTGACPYSSEFEDAEIPVLVTPKSARSLGAKLGVCPFELAWKALRKARLVVASYPYVFREDLRRLLVESLGTPMDVLMLVVDEAHNLPDHIAESTAIAVSDATLRRAISELRAAGIGQELASSLSNLLGYMKRIKGAEEGVRIPLDELTYLVPPADEVKRVALALEKLTGMYSSLWQLYAFAEALRRASHEYLVTAVSSDGSVSLKLVLINPGKVSREVFPKVRSAVLMSSTLMPAEYYVAVLGFPGERVREVSYPFVWSENVDVVIVKGISSRYVERGEELYRRYASAIDYIFELPSTRRALAIFPSYSFMMGVYPYIRSKPVIIERRDSTIGSMLGKVLELEKALLLVVARGKFAEGVEFTVLGKSLIDTIVIAGLPVPEPSVENEKLYELLQERLGDRDLAWKYVYLYPAFMQVVQGIGRGVRSEKDKVKVFILDERMIGEGEKYLSMYGLVPRVGKLPL
- the hxlB gene encoding 6-phospho-3-hexuloisomerase; translated protein: MSEDVSKAMVSIASYIEKVAGELDKESVNRFLKILTSALATKSKILVVGAGRSGLVAKAFAMRLMHLGFNVYVVGETITPSISEGDVLIAVSGSGSTQVVLSVASAAKRAKAVVVAITSFAESPLGKISDHIVVVPGRTKVAAETDYFARQVLGMYEPLAPLGTLFEDTVMVFFDGVIYALMNILGVGEEDMKKRHANVEFV